CTAATGTTTGTAAGGCTATCAGCCCACTCCCCAGCTGATATTGCAGTACTAGCACCTAATCTCAGGTCATCCTAAACAAAGTACAACAACCATCAAATTTTAGTCCCAAAATATTGGGGTCATCCTAAACATAATACAGACCAAAttacaagattaaaaaaaagacccCATATTCACAGATACTTGTCATAACAGCACTTTTAGACTTCAAAAATAGGTGCTGCCATTCAACTATCAACAAGACACTAATAGAATGACAGTAGAAAATCTTTATACAAGTAAGGCACCATCCAGTACCCATGGCaatttttttactctttctaGTTACATAAGGATAAGCATTTCAGTGGTCACCATTCTCTGAAGTCTGAATGCGTCAAATTTCAAACACTAGTGTCTGAATCCAGTTAATAGCTGACACTATGTTATGCAAACTAGATAGAAGAGGGAGAGTAACTTAAGATGGTTTAGCCATTTTCAGAGGAGAACAATTAATGCACaagtgagaaaaagagagttgaTTCatgttgagaaaaagaaaaaaggtagaggaagaaaaaaattaacattaataatagtaaaaaagaacatatcaattaaggaagtaacagAGATTATGACTTCTGATAAGATAGAATGACAAAAAATATTACTTGTGGCTGACCTTGactaatttgttgaggatccataacTAACCCCCAAAAAATTTGAGACTTAGGcttggtttttgttgttggggGACGCGAGGGGAGGGGGATTAGAATGTTGAACAAGTATGCCACTTTCATGGGGTTATATTCCACAAAGCAGTAGCAAAACAATAACAATGattgttgagacttgagactATATATTATCACATATAGAAAAGAAGTATCTTCTATCACTAGTCCTTTTTTAGTATATGCACATGAGGCCAATTCTTAAAATCTGTTATTGTGTCCCCTACAAGATTTATTTCTGTGCTTATCATTATCACTCATACTTTTGAAGATATTGAGAGACCTTTAGATCTTTTGAAGTCTCTGCTAGTTGGGACTTTGTTTGAGTGGTCTCATGTTTGGAATTTTATGCAATGTATTTCCATTTCAACTTTCCTACAATCTGTTAgtatttcttattgatttgtTTGTAATTGTTTCAAGTATAGTGTGTTCATCATCGTGAACACGAcatacttttttattcaataaaactTCTATAacctatagaaaaaaaatttaaaaaaaataataataataaaaataaaaagattatttctAACCAGTGTTTTTCACACTCTCAAAATGTGAAGCAAGACTAAAATCATGAACGTGCATAAGAAAGGTGGACCATATTTCTAACTTTTAAGATAAGGCTGCATGAATAGAATACTTAGTATATTATATAGGGTCGCAAGGCCCTCAAGGGTGCACAGGTTGGAAAACTGCAATCACACCAGTGAGCTGACACACAACAGCGATTAATGGAAGAAATATAAGCATGGGAAAGGGGAAGGAAAATCACCAAATCTTCTAATTGTCTCGTGACAGTCCCATCACCAGCCTCCTTTCTGTTCCATGATATATTTCCTGCAGGATCAGCAGACTCTGCAAGGTTACTGTTTGGACCCATGCAATTGTAATTATTCATCTCACTGGGCACATCGATCGAGGGAGGAAGATCATTGTTCTCATTCACTGATGTTAGTTGATCCTCATAGAGATCCACAGACCGATCATTAGCCAATGCTGCAGAGATGGGTGCTGAACCTATGTTGTTTCCCTTTATATTGTCCTTATTCACATTTTTTTCACCCAGAAAGCTGCAGGATGCTGTAGGTGATTGCGACACTGCTGATGCAAGCTCAGCATTGGAAAACCAACCATACCTTCAAGGAGAATTTATGTCATTTATATTGCTCAATGATGTAATCTGAAAGAAATGCATTTAATTGGACAAGAAATAAGCAGGAACCTTAAACGGAAAACAGGAGGCCTTCCTAGAACTGCATATACATCTGCAGCACTAACAACTGAGTCCTGTGTCCACCTCTGATAACCCAGCAGGTTTTCCCTTTGAACACCATAAGGGAAAAGCATTAGCTCTCCAGCTGCAATACTTGAATTTCCCCATTTGCGATTTAGATGTTCCAATACTGATGATATCTTCTTCCGGGTACTAAGAGTGAGCTCCAGGTGAGGATTATGCTTATCCTAAAAGATGAACAAATGAAAAGCAATAAATTTACTTTTATGAATTGAAAATAATTCTGCCACTAAAACCTCATACTATActcataagattttttttttttttttttgaatgctCACCATTTCCAAGGATCTCCGAGTGCCATCATCAATTGGAAACAATTGGAGCTTGAGCTTCATAGAAGTAAGTATATTGTTCTCAACAAAATTTTGCGAAAAGGTAGGCAAAGGAGGCAGAACATTGCCAACATGATCAGAATCCTTTTGGCCTGGAAATTAGATTGGAAACAAATTATGCTGTCAAAACCTTCACATGCCTAGAATTTAAATCCTTTCTAGCATAAAGAAAGAACAATTTGGCACCCACCTGGAGCACCTGGGTCATGTTCAACCTCTTTATCGGTAGCTGCCCGCTCCAAATGCTCCGCAGCATCTGCAACCAAAGAAACCCCAGCAATTGCAGCTTTTTCCCATTTCTTATACGCAGCTGATGAGGCAACACCTGCTAATCATCCAGTAGTGACAAGACaagaaaatttattgttatAGCACTTTTTGAATGTCAAAATATGGGAAtctgcattttattatttactggAATATGTAAGAATAATACAAAGCAAGCTTTACTATGGGGGTGGAGCATCTGTACTAATACAGGAATTTACAATTTATCAGTGCAACAGCTCCTTAACCAAACCCCATCCACATCTTATTTACATGACAGTAACAACATTGACATGACGTCACCTCTAGGCAGAAATTTCACAGTACCATTATCAGAGAATAACATGATAATAACTTGTATTGAACAAAGTACCAATGCATACAATCAGATTGCCTGAAGGATGTCATATTCTAATTGAAAAGATCATCAAGCAGATAACTATCAAAATTGTGCAATAAAGAGATTATGCATTCtaccttttaattttcttttctacaaAAACATAGtaacaaataattatatttcaaaaatttggtGCACACCCAGGGGGGAGGAGATTACCTGGTTTCCGTCGTTGCCTTGCAGGTTTCATGTTAGTAGAGTCTCCTTTGTTGTTACTACGGTTAACACCTACATTAACATTGCGCTTAAATGAAGTTTTTCCAGATCCTAATTTTTGAATGTTTTGACTATCAACAAGAACCAGTTTAATTGTGCGAGCATCCTGTCCTGATCCTCTACTCTGGTTTGATACAGTGCTTGAAGTAGCAGGAGGAGAGTTTTCCCCCTGGGAAGGTCTCTTCTTTACATTCTTCCTCCTATCTTTCAAGAGTTGATGTTCCTTCATGGGAAAGAAAATCAGTCAACCAGGCAATTCAGAAATTATAAACTTCATTTATAGCAAAGCAATCCAGGATGGAAAATAGACAGTCTTGACTAACCAAGGCTTCTATAAATATCTTAAATCTTCGAGGCTTCAAGTGAAGCTTTGAGGCTTTGCAGCTGTACTTCTCCAGTAAGGACCACCTATTACACAAATCTCAGTTTCAGAAAATAAGCAGATCTTGATCATGCCAGacaaaattttcaaggaaaatagaaaataatatgtttattaaatagaATACTGAATAAATagcatttttacaaaacaaaacattaagAAAAGTAATCAAGCTctaagagatagagagagaccAGATATATTCAACAACAAATTGAATTTGTAGGACCTAACATAATTGTGtccctaatatatatattggagaCCCCGAATAGTAAAAGGAAACCCCATTCACTTAATGCAATAAAAGCTATCcaatgcaaataatagatgtaTCCAAAGAAAAACAATCCCTTTAGGGTTTAGCATTACCATCGAAGCATTGCTGCATTAGTATCTTTAGAGTTCTTGGCATCTAGACACAATGCTGGACCGAGCAGCTTGTTCATACGTCTTACAAGTCGGTAGTAATAATGTCTAACCTGAAAGTTACATATGTATTATGTCAACAAGGGAACACATTCAAGACTTACAGAGCAACACATGAGAATAATCAGAAGAAAAATGTAAGGGCAAATACCTGATCTTTGTTTTTACTTTGGACGCGGCGAGTGATCTTCTCAAAATTCTGAAGTGAATTCATATTGTATTTAGTGAATATCataaagtgaaaaattcaaatgcCAAAATACAAATGGACAAAAACATGCCTTGCCGACTTGTCGTAGTGCAGTGAAGAAACTTTCCTCCTCTTGACGTGTCCAAGCAGCCCATTGCCGTGTGGGTCTTTTTGCTGCATTAGGCAGTAATATAACAATCAAATGTGGGGCTTTCTACATCCCAAGGTAGCACATTCTCTAATTCACCTATAATAAGTAAGTGAatgtatttaaataataacataccAGGCTTCTTTGGCTGGACATAATTTGCAGTGGATGAGGTTACATCAAGATCCCCATTCTGAACTGATATATTTTCTGGATGAAGGTGTGACTCAGAGGGCAAAGAGACCTGTAACTCTGTCTGCATGTTATAGACATTACAAGAAACTATATACTCATGTTCGTTGGATTCAAACAACTCCAAGCAGTGATCCGTTTTGATCTCCAACGTGGTCCAAAGTCCAAATGAAGCAACCTAGTAGTAGCAAAAAGACAACTGCTTAGCatccaaaaaatattcaatttaagAAGAAAGCAAGCTATCTTGAATTATTAGGAGCATCCATTGTAATCATACATATAAATGTTCACAAGCAATGGAGGACATGTACTCAAACCCAAAAGTGCCCCTCCTCTCCCATGCAATAAAATTGATGGGGGA
This genomic stretch from Castanea sativa cultivar Marrone di Chiusa Pesio chromosome 9, ASM4071231v1 harbors:
- the LOC142609700 gene encoding TSL-kinase interacting protein 1-like isoform X1, which encodes MQTELQVSLPSESHLHPENISVQNGDLDVTSSTANYVQPKKPAKRPTRQWAAWTRQEEESFFTALRQVGKNFEKITRRVQSKNKDQVRHYYYRLVRRMNKLLGPALCLDAKNSKDTNAAMLRWWSLLEKYSCKASKLHLKPRRFKIFIEALEHQLLKDRRKNVKKRPSQGENSPPATSSTVSNQSRGSGQDARTIKLVLVDSQNIQKLGSGKTSFKRNVNVGVNRSNNKGDSTNMKPARQRRKPAGVASSAAYKKWEKAAIAGVSLVADAAEHLERAATDKEVEHDPGAPGQKDSDHVGNVLPPLPTFSQNFVENNILTSMKLKLQLFPIDDGTRRSLEMDKHNPHLELTLSTRKKISSVLEHLNRKWGNSSIAAGELMLFPYGVQRENLLGYQRWTQDSVVSAADVYAVLGRPPVFRLRYGWFSNAELASAVSQSPTASCSFLGEKNVNKDNIKGNNIGSAPISAALANDRSVDLYEDQLTSVNENNDLPPSIDVPSEMNNYNCMGPNSNLAESADPAGNISWNRKEAGDGTVTRQLEDLDDLRLGASTAISAGEWADSLTNISIGDLLSGVSHDIDANCIDQPVAESSQCLQQIPFSCDSFDAAIAAHISKHQDKMGYQPTMPSHASSIWDAEETCDAFSFKKTLVLRQGDPNLSSVAPPGSCKQTSPTSLEVTGCLVEELAEVEKPVENPVQGDPMDESQCNPHILENSAKDFNTLADIYWPESLGPLDLDIPSSKYHSEDLILSDSLSGLNRLIASSLDAFQNCSFFGLDKKESSSAAEAREATSFPNFKIGSGV
- the LOC142609700 gene encoding TSL-kinase interacting protein 1-like isoform X2, translating into MQTELQVSLPSESHLHPENISVQNGDLDVTSSTANYVQPKKPAKRPTRQWAAWTRQEEESFFTALRQVGKNFEKITRRVQSKNKDQVRHYYYRLVRRMNKLLGPALCLDAKNSKDTNAAMLRWWSLLEKYSCKASKLHLKPRRFKIFIEALEHQLLKDRRKNVKKRPSQGENSPPATSSTVSNQSRGSGQDARTIKLVLVDSQNIQKLGSGKTSFKRNVNVGVNRSNNKGDSTNMKPARQRRKPGVASSAAYKKWEKAAIAGVSLVADAAEHLERAATDKEVEHDPGAPGQKDSDHVGNVLPPLPTFSQNFVENNILTSMKLKLQLFPIDDGTRRSLEMDKHNPHLELTLSTRKKISSVLEHLNRKWGNSSIAAGELMLFPYGVQRENLLGYQRWTQDSVVSAADVYAVLGRPPVFRLRYGWFSNAELASAVSQSPTASCSFLGEKNVNKDNIKGNNIGSAPISAALANDRSVDLYEDQLTSVNENNDLPPSIDVPSEMNNYNCMGPNSNLAESADPAGNISWNRKEAGDGTVTRQLEDLDDLRLGASTAISAGEWADSLTNISIGDLLSGVSHDIDANCIDQPVAESSQCLQQIPFSCDSFDAAIAAHISKHQDKMGYQPTMPSHASSIWDAEETCDAFSFKKTLVLRQGDPNLSSVAPPGSCKQTSPTSLEVTGCLVEELAEVEKPVENPVQGDPMDESQCNPHILENSAKDFNTLADIYWPESLGPLDLDIPSSKYHSEDLILSDSLSGLNRLIASSLDAFQNCSFFGLDKKESSSAAEAREATSFPNFKIGSGV